A single region of the Deltaproteobacteria bacterium genome encodes:
- a CDS encoding D-2-hydroxyacid dehydrogenase gives MKPTIVFLDEATVNIGDLDIKPISQLGKYRHYNVLHHSSQILLRARRADIIITNKEEIGEKEFSKLPRLKLICVTATGVNNIDLKAAKRRGIAITNVAGYSTPTVAEHALMFILALGHRLLEHHESAVSGEWSRSPFYNILDYAFQDLAGKRLGIIGYGAIGKRVARLAKGLGMTILIAKLPRRKYGGKPRRLSLPSLLRQSDFVCIHTALSDQTRHLIDKKNLRLMKRSAYLINVARGAVVHERDLAYALKKGQLAGYATDVLSEEPPPRNHPLLQKSVRKKVLLSPHVAWASRESRQRVIDEVGKNIEAFLKGRHRNRLV, from the coding sequence ATGAAGCCAACTATTGTTTTCCTGGATGAAGCAACCGTGAATATTGGCGACCTTGATATAAAACCAATTTCACAACTTGGAAAATACCGACATTACAATGTCCTCCACCATTCTTCTCAAATTCTCCTCCGAGCCAGGCGGGCCGATATTATTATTACCAACAAGGAAGAGATCGGCGAGAAAGAGTTCTCCAAACTCCCCCGACTTAAACTGATTTGCGTCACGGCAACCGGCGTTAATAACATTGATTTGAAGGCCGCCAAACGACGGGGCATTGCGATCACCAATGTCGCCGGCTACTCCACACCAACAGTCGCCGAACATGCACTCATGTTTATCTTGGCATTGGGCCACCGCCTTTTGGAACACCACGAATCAGCCGTCTCCGGAGAATGGAGTCGCTCGCCTTTCTATAATATCCTGGATTATGCGTTCCAGGATCTTGCCGGCAAAAGGTTGGGGATTATCGGTTATGGGGCGATTGGAAAACGTGTTGCCAGACTGGCGAAGGGTCTTGGAATGACGATCTTGATTGCTAAACTGCCCCGTCGGAAATACGGCGGAAAACCGAGGCGTCTTTCACTCCCCTCCCTTTTAAGACAGTCTGATTTTGTCTGCATCCATACAGCCCTCTCGGACCAAACCCGCCATCTTATTGATAAGAAAAATCTGCGGCTCATGAAACGATCTGCTTATCTCATTAATGTGGCGCGCGGAGCAGTAGTTCACGAAAGAGATTTGGCTTATGCACTAAAAAAAGGCCAACTCGCCGGTTATGCCACCGATGTCCTCTCAGAGGAACCACCGCCCCGAAATCATCCACTCCTCCAAAAATCAGTTCGCAAAAAGGTCCTGCTCTCCCCCCACGTCGCCTGGGCAAGCCGTGAGTCACGACAGCGGGTCATTGATGAGGTTGGTAAAAATATCGAGGCGTTTCTCAAAGGCCGCCACCGAAACCGGTTGGTTTGA
- a CDS encoding TIGR01777 family protein codes for MKILLTGGTGFIGRPLLKALLEARHEVILLSRQANPINVAPGTKTVFWNGKTQGEWVHQVENIEAVINLAGEPLVKNRWSNSVKQDLRDSRIESTELLVTTIEDGFMKPHILINASAVGYYGNVPEGEVTEESPNGKGFLSELCRDWEAVAREAETFGVRVILLRTGIVLSKNGGALKMMLPPFRFFVGGPLGSGLQWFPWIHWKDERDAILFALTNEKIRGPVNLAAPGGVCLKEFCKILGQTLHRPSWIPVPAFILRLLLGEMSDVLLEGQRAYPKKLIEAGYQFAYPTLKNALEDILGEAL; via the coding sequence ATGAAGATTCTGCTCACAGGGGGAACCGGTTTTATTGGCAGACCTCTTCTCAAGGCCTTGCTTGAAGCAAGGCATGAGGTGATCCTTTTATCTCGACAAGCGAATCCGATCAACGTTGCCCCAGGAACAAAAACTGTCTTCTGGAATGGCAAGACTCAAGGAGAGTGGGTTCACCAAGTTGAAAATATAGAAGCTGTCATTAATCTCGCAGGCGAGCCGCTTGTGAAAAATCGCTGGTCAAACTCTGTGAAACAAGACCTGCGTGACAGCCGCATTGAATCAACAGAGCTTCTTGTCACCACCATTGAAGACGGCTTCATGAAGCCTCACATCCTCATCAATGCCTCGGCAGTCGGATATTATGGCAATGTCCCCGAAGGAGAGGTTACGGAAGAGTCCCCAAACGGCAAAGGGTTCCTTTCAGAGCTTTGCCGCGACTGGGAGGCGGTTGCCAGGGAGGCAGAAACTTTCGGCGTTCGCGTGATTCTTCTTCGAACAGGAATCGTTCTAAGCAAAAACGGAGGAGCCCTTAAAATGATGCTGCCCCCTTTCCGGTTTTTTGTTGGAGGACCGTTGGGGTCAGGCCTTCAATGGTTTCCCTGGATTCACTGGAAAGATGAAAGAGATGCAATCCTTTTTGCTCTCACTAATGAAAAGATCCGGGGCCCTGTTAACCTCGCCGCTCCCGGAGGAGTTTGTCTCAAAGAGTTCTGTAAAATATTAGGGCAGACCCTTCACCGCCCCTCGTGGATACCTGTCCCTGCCTTCATCCTTCGCCTGCTCTTAGGAGAGATGTCCGATGTCCTTCTGGAGGGCCAAAGGGCGTATCCCAAAAAACTTATTGAAGCGGGATATCAGTTTGCCTATCCCACATTGAAGAATGCCCTGGAAGATATCTTAGGGGAGGCTCTTTAA
- a CDS encoding deoxyhypusine synthase family protein: MTEKPISKFIKRHFRHFNAATVVDAAEAYQKHLENGGKMFVTLAGAMSTAELGISLAEMIRQEKVHAISCTGANLEEDIYNLVAHDHYKRLPNYRDLTPKEEKQLYDERYNRVTDTCIPEQQAMLKIEKLMHEEWKNAEEQGKRYFPHELFYKILKEGRLEKSYQIEPKDSWMIAAADKNIPLFVPGWEDSTLGNGFVGYHMRGQLKDLSVMKTGLEYMKSLAVWYLETSKHHSIGFFQVGGGIAGDFPICVVPMLHFDLKIRNAPLWGYFCQISDSTTSYGSYSGAVPNEKITWGKLGTDTPKFVIESDATIVAPLIFAMILGW, translated from the coding sequence AAGCACCTCGAAAACGGTGGTAAGATGTTCGTCACGCTGGCCGGCGCCATGAGTACCGCCGAGCTTGGCATCTCACTCGCCGAGATGATCCGTCAGGAGAAGGTTCATGCGATCTCCTGCACCGGTGCGAATCTGGAAGAGGATATCTACAATCTGGTGGCCCATGACCACTACAAGCGCCTTCCCAACTATCGTGATTTAACGCCTAAAGAGGAAAAGCAGCTCTATGACGAGAGGTACAATCGTGTCACGGACACCTGTATCCCGGAGCAACAGGCGATGCTCAAGATTGAAAAACTGATGCATGAGGAGTGGAAAAACGCCGAAGAGCAGGGGAAAAGATATTTCCCCCATGAGTTGTTCTACAAGATCCTTAAAGAGGGCCGACTTGAAAAGTCATACCAGATTGAACCGAAGGACAGCTGGATGATCGCTGCTGCCGATAAAAACATCCCCCTTTTCGTCCCGGGTTGGGAAGATTCAACGCTGGGAAACGGCTTTGTCGGCTATCATATGAGAGGGCAGCTCAAGGATCTCTCTGTCATGAAGACAGGTCTTGAATATATGAAGTCGCTGGCGGTGTGGTACCTGGAGACCTCCAAACATCACTCGATCGGTTTCTTTCAGGTTGGTGGCGGCATTGCCGGTGATTTTCCGATCTGTGTTGTACCGATGCTTCATTTTGATTTAAAGATCAGGAATGCCCCTTTGTGGGGTTATTTCTGCCAGATCAGCGATTCAACAACAAGCTATGGTTCCTATTCGGGTGCCGTTCCGAACGAAAAGATCACCTGGGGAAAACTGGGGACCGATACCCCGAAGTTCGTTATTGAATCGGACGCAACAATCGTTGCACCCCTCATTTTTGCAATGATCCTTGGCTGGTAA